The following proteins come from a genomic window of Mustela lutreola isolate mMusLut2 chromosome 6, mMusLut2.pri, whole genome shotgun sequence:
- the MRPL14 gene encoding large ribosomal subunit protein uL14m isoform X1 encodes MPFCAGLWGPFTHASRTLSQRSFSTTGSLSAIQKMTRVRVVDNSALGNTPYHRPPRCIHVYNKNGVGKVGDRILLAIKGQKKKALIVGHRMPGPPMTPRFDSNNVVLIEDNGNPVGTRIKTPIPSSLRQREGEYSKVLAIAQTFV; translated from the exons ATGCCtttctgtgctgggctctggggcccCTTCACCCATGCAAGCAGAACACTCAGCCAGCGCAGTTTCAG caCCACCGGGAGCCTCAGTGCAATTCAGAAGATGACGCGGGTCCGTGTGGTGGACAACAGTGCCCTGGGGAATACACCATACCATCGCCCTCCTCGTTGCATCCATGTCTATAACAAGAATGGGGTGGGCAAGGTGGGCGACCGGATACTACTGGCCAtcaagggacagaagaaaaaggcCCTCATTGTGGGGCATCGCATGCCCGGTCCCCCGATGACCCCTAGGTTTGACTCCAATAATGTGGTCCTCATCGAGGATAATGGGAACCCTGTGGGGACCCGAATTAAGACACCCATCCCCAGCAGCCTACGCCAAAGGGAAGGTGAATATTCCAAGGTGCTGGCCATTGCTCAGACCTTTGTGTGA
- the MRPL14 gene encoding large ribosomal subunit protein uL14m isoform X2, with protein MTRVRVVDNSALGNTPYHRPPRCIHVYNKNGVGKVGDRILLAIKGQKKKALIVGHRMPGPPMTPRFDSNNVVLIEDNGNPVGTRIKTPIPSSLRQREGEYSKVLAIAQTFV; from the coding sequence ATGACGCGGGTCCGTGTGGTGGACAACAGTGCCCTGGGGAATACACCATACCATCGCCCTCCTCGTTGCATCCATGTCTATAACAAGAATGGGGTGGGCAAGGTGGGCGACCGGATACTACTGGCCAtcaagggacagaagaaaaaggcCCTCATTGTGGGGCATCGCATGCCCGGTCCCCCGATGACCCCTAGGTTTGACTCCAATAATGTGGTCCTCATCGAGGATAATGGGAACCCTGTGGGGACCCGAATTAAGACACCCATCCCCAGCAGCCTACGCCAAAGGGAAGGTGAATATTCCAAGGTGCTGGCCATTGCTCAGACCTTTGTGTGA